In Nicotiana tabacum cultivar K326 chromosome 11, ASM71507v2, whole genome shotgun sequence, a single window of DNA contains:
- the LOC107776385 gene encoding E3 ubiquitin-protein ligase ATL42-like, giving the protein MQMYSWILMKFQSSMLFIAILSFGLFRVKAQVPPSEDEDVVSSFQPSLAVVIGVLSIMFSLTFLLLLYAKFCHMASSSVRNSTNIMHIQDGLVRSVLSCSSGIDKTVVESLPFFRFSFIRGSKQGLECVVCLSKFEDIEILRLLPKCKHAFHIDCIDKWLEKHSTCPLCRHKVSAQDLSLLTYSDSLRFLWNQPELREESNLELYIQRGENGSSRFSIGSSFKKEEELPIQENNIDNQQTDYQNQKALHRFNHRIIVSDVVFKNRWSTVTSSDLIFLNSEMLNSMASNRFSSMDRISEQSTAKRVIEEDQRVNIKDEMERKRLFESKIQQNDLSQFPEASESRTNSSKSLSQNEKKCMSEIIVHPRFIDFNNKNIGNRKLLVPQNNVNEERRRKLWLPIARRTVKWFANRERRPENRRQTLNV; this is encoded by the coding sequence ATGCAGATGTATTCTTGGATTCTCATGAAGTTTCAATCAAGTATGCTATTCATAGCAATCCTTTCATTTGGATTATTTAGAGTTAAAGCTCAGGTCCCTCCATCTGAAGATGAAGATGTAGTTAGCAGTTTCCAGCCAAGCCTTGCTGTGGTTATTGGTGTCCTCTCAATCATGTTTTCACtaacttttcttcttctcctctaTGCCAAGTTCTGTCATATGGCATCTTCTTCTGTTCGTAACAGCACCAATATTATGCATATTCAAGATGGACTTGTTCGATCAGTACTGTCATGTTCCTCAGGTATCGATAAAACTGTGGTGGAATCACTTCCTTTTTTCAGATTCTCTTTTATCAGAGGGTCCAAACAAGGGCTTGAATGTGTTGTTTGCTTATCAAAATTTGAAGATATTGAAATCCTTAGATTGCTGCCAAAGTGCAAACATGCTTTTCATATTGACTGTATTGATAAGTGGCTGGAAAAACATTCAACCTGTCCACTTTGCAGGCATAAGGTCAGTGCTCAAGACCTGTCATTACTTACTTATTCGGACAGTTTGAGATTCTTGTGGAACCAACCTGAGCTAAGAGAGGAATCAAATTTGGAACTATATATTCAAAGAGGGGAAAATGGATCCTCAAGATTTAGTATTGGAAGCAGCTTTAAGAAGGAAGAAGAATTGCCAATACAAGAAAACAATATTGATAATCAACAAACAGATTATCAAAATCAGAAAGCACTACACAGGTTCAATCATAGGATTATAGTCTCAGATGTTGTCTTCAAGAATCGATGGAGTACTGTGACTTCTTCCGACCTTATATTCTTGAATTCAGAAATGCTCAATAGCATGGCAAGCAACAGATTCTCATCAATGGACAGAATCAGTGAGCAATCCACGGCGAAAAGAGTGATAGAAGAAGATCAAAGAGTGAATATCAAGGATGAAATGGAAAGGAAAAGATTGTTTGAGAGCAAAATCCAGCAAAATGATTTATCTCAATTTCCAGAAGCCTCAGAATCAAGAACCAATTCATCAAAATCACTAAGTcaaaatgagaaaaaatgcatGTCAGAAATTATAGTGCATCCAAGATTCATAGATTTCAACAACAAGAACATTGGTAATAGAAAGCTTTTGGTTCCACAAAACAATGTGAATGAGGAAAGGAGGAGGAAGCTTTGGCTTCCAATTGCAAGGAGAACAGTCAAGTGGTTTGCTAATAGGGAAAGAAGGCCCGAAAACAGAAGACAAACACTAAATGTATAG